A region from the Rosa rugosa chromosome 6, drRosRugo1.1, whole genome shotgun sequence genome encodes:
- the LOC133713877 gene encoding uncharacterized protein LOC133713877 produces the protein MWHQSYEVCSICSMVGHSTETCPSIQYQGYYDQNTMLGGFQDNQGHWNNYYSPPYNPAWDNSPYSSWNNNPNMQQGSFNAFDASICSYHDYRPQSPPPQNSGMSNNYDEMIKALNAATQAVIQEQQALDASIQQARENDDDWAETQRRWEIFISQEHPSTLMVTLEEFPTTMALDQPHDAFNDSSYAEDEIRDLDESYEEQRNVETCEDYELCCITELEKWEMEDPFDDDDGSFHGGSKDELHANVSQVPETIMLHHEDPKCYVTTMENCLKGESVKASTFGPLLLAHGRQHDSSTPHSSSTHFLPIQEKFEFVDHVEMVIREHVKSDKEVILAVIVKLNKRWRQWKRRQEKRSIKSYLPIAPKLPKLLERDHEISLKKLKHLIEPQPKPPDYA, from the coding sequence ATGTGGCATCAATCTTACGAGGTGTGTTCCATATGCTCCATGGTTGGTCATTCAACTGAGACATGTCCAAGCATCCAATATCAAGGATACTACGATCAAAATACCATGCTTGGAGGATTTCAAGACAACCAAGGACATTGGAATAATTACTATTCACCTCCATACAATCCGGCATGGGATAACTCTCCTTATTCTTCGTGGAACAACAATCCAAACATGCAACAAGGATCTTTCAATGCGTTTGACGCTTCCATATGTTCATACCATGATTATAGGCCACAATCACCTCCTCCTCAAAACTCAGGTATGTCTAATAATTATGATGAGATGATTAAGGCTCTAAATGCTGCAACTCAAGCTGTGATTCAGGAACAACAAGCTTTGGATGCTTCTATACAACAAGCTCGTGAGAATGATGATGATTGGGCAGAAACTCAAAGGCGTTGGGAGATCTTTATATCTCAAGAGCACCCTTCTACACTAATGGTAACTTTAGAGGAGTTCCCAACAACTATGGCTTTGGATCAACCTCATGATGCATTCAATGATTCAAGCTATGCTGAGGATGAAATAAGGGATTTGGATGAGTCTTATGAAGAGCAACGCAATGTTGAGACATGTGAGGACTACGAACTATGTTGCATAACCGAGCTTGAAAAATGGGAAATGGAAGATCcctttgatgatgatgatggatcCTTTCATGGAGGAAGTAAGGATGAGCTTCATGCAAATGTGTCCCAAGTGCCTGAAACAATCATGTTACATCATGAAGATCCAAAATGTTACGTAACCACAATGGAGAATTGCTTAAAAGGGGAGTCCGTCAAGGCTTCTACATTTGGACCTTTATTGCTAGCACATGGAAGACAACATGATTCTTCAACACCTCATTCAAGCTCTACACATTTTCTCCCCATCCAAGAAAAGTTTGAGTTTGTTGATCATGTGGAGATGGTGATACGTGAACATGTCAAATCAGATAAGGAGGTCATTCTTGCCGTGATTGTTAAACTTAATAAAAGATGGAGACAATGGAAGAGGAGACAGGAAAAGAGAAGCATCAAATCTTATCTTCCCATTGCTCCCAAGTTACCTAAGTTGCTAGAAAGAGACCATGAAATATCTTTGAAGAAGCTTAAGCATCTGATCGAACCGCAGCCTAAACCTCCTGATTACGCTTAA